The following proteins are encoded in a genomic region of Musa acuminata AAA Group cultivar baxijiao chromosome BXJ2-11, Cavendish_Baxijiao_AAA, whole genome shotgun sequence:
- the LOC135626882 gene encoding fasciclin-like arabinogalactan protein 4, producing MGASSPPPPLPPLHPHLRIPHSAPARLLLLFLLLIFPPVSTSVNITAVLSAYPDLSDFNRLLRSTSVPGDLAGRSSLTILAVPNAYLLRSSAARAAAAADIADVLRYHVLLEYLSWPDLRSIPAGGKLVTTLYQTTGRAAGNLGAVNLTRDDEGAVTARSPFPFSASNATVLDLVGTLPYNVSIFAVDALLLPYGFDLAASETRPSVRVNITRVLVDGRDFNVAASMLEASGVASEFEAAERGAGITVFVPTDEAFADLPVTERLQSLPADRKAVVLRFHVLQSYYPLGSLESIVNPVQPTLATEDTGAGRFTLNITRVNGSVAIDTGVVQASITRTVFDQNPVAIFAVSKVLLPREIFTGETSGAMQAVAAAPQPPEAAGLAPQGAEEVDTPPASMSSPPGVREDVTSGADGREEVALFCTASLYLMLLLLRRFPCGTRS from the exons ATGGGCGCAtcatctccacctcctcctcttcctcctctccaccCACATTTGCGTATTCCCCACTCTGCCCCTGCCCGGCTTCTCCTCCTTTTCCTGTTGCTTATATTCCCCCCCGTGTCCACGTCCGTTAACATCACCGCCGTGCTCTCCGCCTACCCCGACCTCTCCGACTTCAACCGCCTCCTCAGATCCACCTCTGTCCCCGGTGACCTCGCCGGCCGCTCCTCCCTCACCATTCTCGCCGTCCCCAACGCCTACCTCCTCCGCTCCTCCGCCGCCcgtgccgccgctgccgctgacaTCGCCGACGTCCTCCGCTACCACGTCCTCCTCGAGTACCTCTCCTGGCCCGACCTCCGCAGCATCCCCGCCGGCGGGAAACTCGTCACCACACTCTACCAGACCACCGGCCGCGCCGCCGGAAACCTCGGCGCCGTCAACCTCACCCGCGACGACGAAGGCGCCGTCACTGCGCGTTCGCCCTTCCCCTTCTCCGCCTCCAACGCCACCGTCCTCGACCTCGTCGGCACCCTCCCCTACAACGTCTCCATCTTCGCCGTCGACGCGCTCCTCCTCCCTTATGGGTTCGACCTCGCCGCCTCCGAGACCCGACCTTCCGTCCGGGTCAACATCACCCGGGTCCTCGTCGATGGCCGCGACTTCAACGTGGCAGCCTCCATGCTCGAGGCGTCGGGCGTCGCGTCGGAGTTCGAGGCCGCCGAGCGCGGCGCCGGGATCACCGTCTTCGTTCCCACGGACGAGGCCTTCGCGGATCTCCCCGTCACCGAGCGGCTGCAGTCGCTGCCGGCGGATCGCAAGGCGGTGGTTCTCCGCTTCCACGTGCTCCAGTCCTACTATCCCCTCGGTTCCCTCGAGTCCATCGTGAACCCCGTCCAGCCCACGCTCGCCACCGAGGACACCGGCGCCGGCCGCTTCACCCTCAACATCACCCGCGTCAACGGCTCGGTGGCCATCGACACCGGCGTGGTCCAGGCGTCCATCACCCGCACCGTGTTCGACCAGAACCCGGTAGCCATATTCGCCGTCTCCAAAGTGCTACTGCCAAGGGAAATCTTCACGGGGGAGACCAGCGGCGCGATGCAGGCGGTGGCTGCCGCGCCGCAGCCACCGGAGGCGGCAGGTCTGGCGCCGCAGGGGGCGGAGGAGGTGGACACACCGCCAGCGAGTATGTCGTCGCCACCGGGCGTCAGGGAAGATGTGACGTCAGGGGCGGACGGCCGCGAAGAGGTTGCTCTGTTTTGTACAGCGTCGCTCTATCTAATGCTGCTCTTACTG AGGAGGTTCCCATGCGGGACAAGGAGCTGA